One Corvus moneduloides isolate bCorMon1 chromosome 24, bCorMon1.pri, whole genome shotgun sequence DNA segment encodes these proteins:
- the FOXP4 gene encoding forkhead box protein P4 isoform X3, with the protein MMSPQMITPQQMQQILSPPQLQALLQQQQAIMLQQLQEYYKKQQEQLHLQLLTQQQAGKQQPKEPLGNKQLAFQQQLLQMQQLQQQHLLNLQRQGLVSLPPGQGTVPLQTLPQAVCPSDLQQLWKEVTAAQPVEDSIKQEGLDLTTNTSNSTSFSAAKVSPPISHHPLPNGQSTMHTPRRDSSSHEETPGSHPLYGHGECKWPGCETLCEDLGQFVKHLNTEHALDDRSTAQCRVQMQVVQQLEIQLAKESERLQAMMAHLHMRPSEPKPFSQPVSLNLVSSATLSKSTSDTFPDGLPHPPTSATAPITPLRQGPSVISSSTLHNVGPIRRRNSEKFCTPISSELAQNHEFYKNADVRPPFTYASLIRQAILETPDRQLTLNEIYNWFTRMFAYFRRNTATWKNAVRHNLSLHKCFVRVENVKGAVWTVDEHEYQKRRPPKMTGSPTLVKNMISGLGYGALNASYQAALAESSFPLLNSPTMINTSSASAMLHVGHDDVSSTVEQVNSNGSNSPRLSPQQYSHPVHVKEEPAEAEDDSRPVSLMATTNQNVTIPDDRDLEEELPVEDLS; encoded by the exons ATGATGTCCCCGCAGATGATCACGCCACAGCAGATGCAGCAGATCCTCTCCCCGCCCCAGCTCCAggccctcctgcagcagcagcaggcgATAATGCTGCAACAG ctgcaggaataCTACAAGAAGCAACAGGAGCAGCTTCACCTGCAGCTGTTGACCCAGCAGCAAGCCGGAAAGCAGCAACCCAAAGAG CCGTTGGGGAACAAGCAGCTggccttccagcagcagctcctgcagatgcagcagctccagcagcagcacctgttAAACCTGCAGCGCCAGGGCCTGGTGAGCCTCCCGCCGGGGCAGGGCACCGTGCCCCTGCAGACCCTGCCCCAAG CTGTTTGCCCCTCGgacctccagcagctctggaaggagGTCACGGCCGCCCAGCCCGTCGAGGACAGCATTAAGCAGGAAGGTCTTGACCTCACCACCAACACCTCCAACTCTACCTCGTTTTCGGCCGCCAAGGTCTCGCCTCCCATTTCCCATCACCCTCTGCCCAATGGACAGAGCACCATGCACACGCCGAGAAGGGACAG CTCTTCCCACGAAGAGACCCCCGGCTCCCACCCGCTCTACGGCCACGGAGAGTGCAAGTGGCCTGGCTGCGAAACCCTCTGTGAGGACTTGGGGCAGTTTGTCAA ACACCTCAACACAGAACATGCACTTGATGACCGAAGCACGGCCCAGTGTCGAGTCCAGATGCAAGTGGTACAGCAGCTGGAGATACAG CTGGCCAAGGAGAGCGAGCGTCTCCAGGCAATGATGGCCCATCTTCACATGAGACCTTCAGAGCCAAAGCCTTTCAGCCAGCCTGTAAGC CTGAACCTGGTCTCCAGCGCCACCCTCTCCAAGAGCACTTCCGACACGTTTCCCGACGGTTTACCTCATCCCCCCACCTCGGCCACGGCGCCCATCACCCCCCTGCGGCAGGGCCCCTCCGTCATCAGCTCTTCCACTTTACACAACGTGGGGCCCATCCGCAGGAGGAACTCGGAGAAGTTCTGCACCCCAATCTCTTCAG AGCTTGCACAGAATCACGAGTTTTACAAAAACGCCGACGTCCGGCCGCCCTTCACGTACGCCTCGCTCATCCGGCAG GCCATCCTGGAGACCCCCGACAGGCAGCTAACGTTGAATGAAATCTATAACTGGTTCACGCGGATGTTCGCCTACTTCCGGAGGAACACGGCCACCTGGAAg AACGCCGTCCGCCACAACCTGAGCCTGCACAAGTGCTTCGTGCGTGTGGAGAACGTCAAGGGAGCCGTGTGGACCGTGGATGAGCACGAGTACCAAAAGCGAAGGCCACCAAAGATGACAGG GAGTCCGACCTTAGTCAAAAATATGATTTCAGGACTCGGTTACGGAGCACTTAATGCAAGTTACCAG GCTGCGCTGGCGGAGAGCAGCTTCCCCCTGCTCAACAGCCCCACCATGATCAACACCAGCTCGGCCAGTGCCATGCTGCACGTGGGCCACGACGACGTCAGCAGCACCGTGGAGCAGGTCAACAGCAACGGCAGCAACAGCCCCCGCCTGTCCCCACAGCAGTACAG ccaccccgTGCACGTGAAGGAGGAGCCAGCCGAGGCGGAGGACGACAGCAGGCCCGTGTCGCTGATGGCCACCACCAACCAGAATGTGACGATCCCCGACGACAGGGACCtggaggaggagctgccagTGGAAGACTTGTCCTAA